In the genome of Desulfovibrio desulfuricans, one region contains:
- a CDS encoding KUP/HAK/KT family potassium transporter produces the protein MDSQQVSFSTIIKSLGLVFGDIGTSPIYTLAVIFLLTERTEAHFIGILSLIIWTLLLLVTVGYAWLAMSLSKGGEGGTIVLLSILRPLLKSSKKLGVASVLAFVGVSLLIGDGVITPAISILSAVEGLTLVPGLEDTSKGVIVGLALAITVVLFAVQRRGSGAVSVVFGPVMALWFVVLAFSGGVSIVQTPQVIKALNPWYAIDFMIHNGLVSFFVLSEVILCATGGEALYADMGHMGRKPIIAAWGIVLLALIASYMGQTSFLIRNPGAENVLFEMINSQAHYLYVPFLALSLMATVIASQALISGLFSIMYQSMATHIMPLFKVDYTSKELHSQIYINSVNWGLFIAVVLVICGFGESHKLAAAYGLAVTGTMTITGIFMVWIFHLQGRNFKAVIAAFVCALDFVYLLANFYKFPHGGYWSILISLIPLSVILVYTQGQKAAYQRMRPMGKEQFLKKFAEEKAQGHTIRGTAIFFLRNLDKVSPYIVKTMFSNGIIYEQNIMLCMARTYEPTGVIWRFAEDPAEGIRVFEVSAGYMEVVDIDHIMSEAGIKPRVIFYGVEDILTSSPLWRIYALIKKLAPSFVQFYKMPVHAVHGVISRIDM, from the coding sequence ATGGATTCGCAGCAGGTCTCTTTTTCTACTATCATCAAATCGCTGGGCCTTGTGTTTGGCGATATCGGCACAAGCCCCATCTACACGCTGGCCGTCATATTTTTACTCACAGAACGCACGGAGGCCCATTTTATCGGCATTTTGTCGCTGATAATCTGGACCTTGCTGCTGCTTGTGACGGTGGGCTACGCGTGGCTCGCCATGAGCCTGAGCAAGGGCGGCGAGGGTGGAACCATTGTGCTGCTTTCCATTTTGCGGCCGCTGCTCAAATCGTCCAAAAAGCTCGGCGTTGCTTCGGTGCTGGCCTTTGTGGGCGTTTCGCTGCTCATCGGCGACGGGGTCATCACACCCGCCATTTCCATTCTCTCCGCCGTGGAAGGCCTGACCCTTGTGCCCGGACTGGAAGATACGTCCAAGGGCGTTATTGTGGGGCTGGCTCTGGCAATTACTGTAGTGCTGTTTGCCGTGCAGCGTAGGGGCAGCGGTGCTGTCTCCGTTGTTTTTGGACCTGTCATGGCCCTGTGGTTCGTGGTGCTGGCTTTTTCTGGCGGGGTCTCCATTGTGCAGACTCCGCAGGTGATCAAGGCCCTGAACCCCTGGTACGCCATTGATTTTATGATCCACAACGGTCTGGTGAGCTTTTTTGTGCTTTCAGAGGTCATACTGTGCGCAACCGGCGGCGAGGCTCTGTATGCGGATATGGGCCACATGGGGCGCAAGCCCATCATTGCCGCCTGGGGCATTGTGCTTTTGGCCCTGATTGCCAGCTACATGGGGCAGACTTCGTTTCTGATTCGCAACCCCGGCGCGGAAAACGTGCTGTTTGAAATGATCAACAGCCAGGCGCACTATCTCTACGTCCCCTTTCTTGCGCTCAGCCTGATGGCGACAGTCATTGCCTCTCAGGCGCTCATCAGCGGGCTGTTTTCTATCATGTATCAGAGCATGGCCACCCATATCATGCCGCTGTTTAAGGTCGATTACACCTCCAAGGAGCTGCATTCGCAGATCTACATCAATTCGGTGAACTGGGGCCTGTTTATCGCGGTGGTGCTTGTGATCTGCGGCTTTGGCGAATCGCACAAGCTGGCTGCCGCCTATGGTCTGGCGGTTACGGGCACTATGACCATCACCGGTATTTTTATGGTGTGGATATTCCACCTGCAGGGCAGAAACTTTAAAGCCGTGATTGCGGCCTTTGTCTGCGCTCTTGATTTTGTCTATCTGCTGGCGAACTTCTATAAGTTCCCGCACGGCGGCTACTGGTCCATACTTATTTCGCTTATCCCGCTTTCGGTTATCCTTGTGTACACGCAGGGGCAGAAGGCCGCCTACCAGCGCATGCGCCCCATGGGCAAAGAGCAGTTTTTAAAGAAATTTGCCGAAGAAAAAGCCCAGGGACACACCATACGGGGCACTGCTATCTTTTTTTTGCGCAATCTGGACAAGGTTTCGCCCTACATTGTCAAAACCATGTTCAGCAACGGCATCATTTATGAGCAAAACATCATGCTGTGCATGGCGCGTACCTATGAACCCACGGGCGTGATCTGGCGCTTTGCCGAAGACCCGGCGGAAGGTATCCGCGTTTTTGAAGTTTCCGCTGGCTATATGGAAGTTGTGGACATCGACCACATCATGTCCGAGGCGGGCATAAAGCCGCGAGTCATCTTTTACGGCGTGGAGGACATCCTCACCAGCTCCCCGCTGTGGCGTATTTACGCCCTGATCAAAAAGCTGGCCCCGTCGTTTGTGCAGTTTTACAAAATGCCGGTGCACGCCGTACACGGGGTCATCAGCAGAATTGACATGTAA